In Nomia melanderi isolate GNS246 chromosome 5, iyNomMela1, whole genome shotgun sequence, a single genomic region encodes these proteins:
- the mRpL22 gene encoding mitochondrial ribosomal protein L22 isoform X1, translating into MQFIKQGVRLISSQTFNASISNCLSGTLKPLYTIPTHNIHVSACVQKIKFLDHNKTIFPPQKPGEERRPGYVCHVKENIKYSPVKMWYIACFVRGMTVDEAVKQLSFLHKKGAAIVKDVILEAQKQAVEKHNIEYKSNLWVAESFATKGIVIKGMRRHARSRVGEVRYKYCHYFVRLEEGKPPKDYYLRDPGTGEQMLQEWMDKMNRRKVFGSL; encoded by the exons atgcagtttatAAAGCAAGGTGTACGGTTGATATCGAGTCAGACGTTTAATGCaagtatttcaaattgtttatcTGGCACATTAAAACCGTTATATACTATTCCCACTCACAATATACATGTATCTGCTTGTGTACAAAAAATCAAGTTTCTTGATCACAATAAGACCATTTTTCCTCCACAAAAACCAGGTGAAGAGAGAAGACCCGGA TATGTGTGCCAtgtaaaagaaaacataaaatacagtCCAGTAAAAATGTGGTATATTGCATGTTTTGTAAGAGGTATGACTGTAGATGAAGCTGTGAAACAATTGAGCTTTTTACACAAAAAAGGTGCAGCTATTGTAAAAGATGTTATACTGGAAGCACAAAAACAAGCTGTAGAAAAACACAACATTGAATATAAGAGTAATTTATGGGTTG CTGAGTCGTTTGCAACAAAGGGTATAGTAATCAAAGGAATGCGTCGACATGCCAGATCTCGTGTAGGGGAGGTACGTTACAAGTATTGTCATTACTTTGTACGTTTAGAAGAAGGAAAGCCACCCAAGGATTACTATTTAAGAGACCCTGGTACTGGCGAACAAATGTTGCAAGAATGGATGGACAAAATGAATCGTCGCAAAGTATTTGGTTCTCTGTAA
- the mRpL22 gene encoding mitochondrial ribosomal protein L22 isoform X2 → MWYIACFVRGMTVDEAVKQLSFLHKKGAAIVKDVILEAQKQAVEKHNIEYKSNLWVAESFATKGIVIKGMRRHARSRVGEVRYKYCHYFVRLEEGKPPKDYYLRDPGTGEQMLQEWMDKMNRRKVFGSL, encoded by the exons ATGTGGTATATTGCATGTTTTGTAAGAGGTATGACTGTAGATGAAGCTGTGAAACAATTGAGCTTTTTACACAAAAAAGGTGCAGCTATTGTAAAAGATGTTATACTGGAAGCACAAAAACAAGCTGTAGAAAAACACAACATTGAATATAAGAGTAATTTATGGGTTG CTGAGTCGTTTGCAACAAAGGGTATAGTAATCAAAGGAATGCGTCGACATGCCAGATCTCGTGTAGGGGAGGTACGTTACAAGTATTGTCATTACTTTGTACGTTTAGAAGAAGGAAAGCCACCCAAGGATTACTATTTAAGAGACCCTGGTACTGGCGAACAAATGTTGCAAGAATGGATGGACAAAATGAATCGTCGCAAAGTATTTGGTTCTCTGTAA